A region of Hydrogenimonas cancrithermarum DNA encodes the following proteins:
- a CDS encoding NADH-quinone oxidoreductase subunit G — protein sequence MSDITIKIDGKECKTKEGEYILNVARANDIFIPAICYLTRCSPTLACRICLVEADGKQVYACNAKAKDGMEITTLTENIAAERRAIMEVYDVNHPLECGVCDQSGECELQNYTLEMGVDQQHYAIRDTHRVAQDWGLIHYDPALCIVCERCVTVCKDMIGDAALKTVPRGGDPLDKELKSEMPKDAYAMWNKLNKSLIGPTTGETLECTDCGECIAVCPVGALVSSDFQYTSNAWELNSIPAACAHCSAGCHLYYDVKHTSIDNPEPKIYRVKNEWNYVSLCGAGRFGYDFENRTEGKDEAAFDKAIEAFKKADTIRFSSVITNEEALILQRLKEKHGYKLVNEDARRFQKFMETFSKTAGSTLYSGDLNDVHHSDFVVSIGSQLKSDNPRARFAFNNAIKMNKGAGLYFHPVKDPVVESFGKNLICINHKPGLEEAAMYLILDLFGNKETLPKEVVKYLASFHKKGKKTIEETIKEKVTETVTKKVKDEETGEEKEVTEEVTKMVPKKVKKEINVDVNGLLDILGAPEDFDDKMVKMLAKKEKFSIILGEDLFDHPKAENLAKLAGLIEQHTNFSVVILPSKTNTLGVSLICDLDDEAGDFVIGYNAKGDFVLSASGEGDLDMPALNQQEGTLTIADKRVVPTNVALGYKGYVLNDLGNALGLEARLTVDYTMALPEEKGFKPLEFDDLPNHYTNSGEEVRGYRLEAKKVRRIKTTVEKFDKASGMEGEIAYRCNPVLQFSEFTKRAHEIATEAKLYVSPEKLEALGLNEGDKVRITLPGGTVELPVQADKFIGGEIVMVPDFDPDIEAGRLFASNRFQNVNVEKV from the coding sequence ATGAGTGATATTACGATCAAGATAGACGGGAAAGAGTGTAAGACGAAAGAGGGCGAGTATATCCTCAACGTCGCACGCGCCAACGACATTTTCATCCCAGCCATCTGCTACCTGACACGTTGCAGTCCGACCCTGGCCTGCCGTATCTGTCTGGTGGAGGCCGACGGAAAGCAGGTTTACGCCTGTAACGCCAAAGCCAAAGACGGTATGGAAATTACGACGCTGACCGAAAATATCGCAGCGGAGCGCCGTGCGATCATGGAGGTCTACGACGTCAACCATCCGCTCGAGTGCGGCGTATGCGACCAGTCGGGCGAGTGCGAACTGCAGAACTACACGCTCGAAATGGGTGTCGACCAACAGCATTATGCCATTCGAGACACCCATCGTGTGGCGCAGGATTGGGGACTTATCCACTACGATCCGGCACTTTGCATCGTCTGTGAACGGTGTGTGACGGTCTGCAAGGATATGATCGGCGATGCGGCACTCAAAACGGTTCCGCGCGGTGGTGATCCACTCGACAAAGAGCTCAAGAGCGAGATGCCCAAAGACGCCTATGCGATGTGGAACAAGCTCAACAAGTCGCTCATCGGCCCGACGACGGGTGAGACACTCGAGTGTACCGACTGCGGTGAGTGTATTGCGGTCTGTCCGGTCGGTGCGCTTGTCAGCAGCGATTTCCAGTACACGTCCAACGCATGGGAGCTCAACTCCATTCCTGCCGCCTGTGCCCACTGCAGTGCCGGATGCCATCTCTATTACGATGTCAAGCACACCAGTATCGACAACCCCGAACCGAAGATCTATCGTGTCAAAAACGAGTGGAACTACGTTTCGCTTTGCGGAGCGGGACGTTTTGGCTACGACTTCGAAAACCGCACCGAAGGCAAGGACGAAGCGGCTTTCGACAAAGCGATCGAAGCCTTCAAAAAGGCGGACACAATCCGCTTTTCATCGGTCATCACCAATGAAGAGGCACTGATTTTACAGCGGCTGAAAGAGAAACATGGCTACAAGCTTGTCAATGAGGATGCAAGACGCTTTCAGAAGTTTATGGAAACCTTCTCCAAAACGGCGGGAAGCACGCTCTACAGTGGCGATCTGAACGACGTCCACCACAGCGATTTCGTCGTCAGCATCGGTTCTCAGCTCAAAAGTGACAATCCCCGTGCGAGATTTGCGTTTAACAACGCCATCAAGATGAACAAGGGGGCGGGGCTCTACTTCCATCCGGTCAAAGATCCGGTCGTCGAAAGCTTCGGTAAAAATCTGATTTGCATCAACCACAAACCCGGTCTCGAAGAAGCGGCAATGTATCTGATTCTCGACCTCTTCGGCAACAAAGAGACCCTACCGAAAGAGGTTGTGAAATATTTGGCGTCTTTTCACAAAAAAGGAAAGAAGACCATCGAAGAGACGATCAAGGAGAAAGTAACCGAAACCGTTACGAAGAAGGTCAAAGACGAAGAGACGGGCGAAGAGAAAGAGGTAACCGAAGAGGTGACCAAAATGGTTCCGAAAAAGGTCAAAAAAGAGATCAACGTCGATGTGAACGGACTCCTCGATATTCTGGGGGCGCCGGAGGATTTCGATGACAAAATGGTCAAGATGCTTGCGAAAAAAGAGAAGTTCTCCATTATTCTGGGCGAAGACCTGTTCGATCATCCGAAAGCGGAGAATCTCGCGAAACTTGCCGGACTTATCGAACAGCATACGAACTTCAGCGTCGTGATCCTGCCGAGCAAAACCAATACGCTGGGTGTCAGCCTCATCTGCGATCTCGACGACGAAGCGGGTGATTTTGTTATCGGCTACAACGCTAAGGGCGATTTCGTACTGAGTGCGAGCGGAGAGGGCGATCTCGACATGCCTGCGCTCAACCAACAGGAAGGAACGCTGACGATTGCCGACAAACGTGTCGTTCCGACCAATGTCGCACTCGGATACAAAGGTTACGTTCTAAACGACCTGGGCAATGCACTGGGGCTCGAGGCCAGGTTGACCGTCGATTACACTATGGCATTGCCGGAAGAGAAAGGGTTCAAACCTCTCGAATTCGACGATCTTCCGAACCACTACACCAACAGCGGCGAAGAGGTACGGGGATATCGTCTCGAGGCGAAAAAAGTACGCCGCATCAAAACCACTGTCGAAAAGTTCGATAAAGCGTCGGGAATGGAGGGTGAAATCGCCTACCGATGCAATCCCGTGCTCCAGTTCAGCGAGTTCACCAAGAGAGCACATGAGATCGCGACCGAAGCGAAACTCTATGTATCACCCGAAAAACTCGAAGCGCTCGGTCTCAACGAAGGAGACAAAGTACGCATAACGCTACCCGGCGGTACGGTTGAACTTCCGGTCCAGGCCGACAAGTTTATCGGTGGAGAGATTGTCATGGTGCCGGATTTCGATCCGGACATCGAAGCGGGCAGACTCTTTGCATCCAATCGATTCCAAAACGTAAACGTAGAAAAGGTGTAA
- the nuoH gene encoding NADH-quinone oxidoreductase subunit NuoH, translating into MTLTEFVIATIVKILVVLGLFSALAGFGTYLERKILAFMQRRLGPMHVGPYGLLQVLADGIKLFTKEDIVPQNSVKPIFMIAPIIGAATAFIALAAVPLLPEFTIFGVTIHPIIADINVGVLFVLGVMASGLFAPLLAGMASANKWGLLGAARTAIQLLSYEVVTGLSILAPLMLVGSLSLIDINNYQVGGFTDWIVWKQPVAFVLFLIAGFAETNRTPFDLLEHEAEIVSGYATEYSGMRWGMFFIGEYANMITLGFLASLLFLGGFNDWGFIPGGLAIVLKVTFIFFFFLWTRAAWPHVRPDQLMWLCWKVLMPIAVINVVVTGIVLMM; encoded by the coding sequence ATGACATTAACAGAATTTGTAATCGCAACGATTGTCAAGATCCTTGTCGTGCTGGGTCTCTTCTCGGCACTTGCAGGGTTCGGAACCTATCTCGAGCGTAAGATCCTGGCCTTCATGCAGCGACGACTCGGGCCGATGCATGTCGGTCCGTACGGCTTGCTTCAGGTCCTGGCAGACGGTATCAAACTCTTCACGAAAGAGGATATCGTTCCCCAAAACTCCGTCAAACCGATCTTTATGATTGCGCCGATCATCGGTGCGGCGACGGCTTTCATCGCCCTCGCGGCGGTTCCGCTTCTTCCGGAATTCACGATCTTCGGCGTGACGATCCATCCGATCATCGCGGATATCAACGTCGGGGTACTCTTCGTACTGGGCGTTATGGCGAGCGGCCTTTTCGCTCCGCTTCTTGCCGGTATGGCGAGTGCGAACAAATGGGGACTTCTGGGAGCGGCCCGTACGGCGATTCAGCTGCTGAGTTACGAAGTCGTTACGGGACTGAGTATCCTCGCTCCGCTGATGCTGGTCGGTTCACTCTCTTTGATCGATATCAACAACTATCAAGTGGGCGGTTTTACCGACTGGATCGTCTGGAAGCAGCCGGTAGCGTTCGTGCTCTTTCTCATCGCGGGATTCGCGGAAACCAACCGAACGCCGTTCGACCTTCTCGAACATGAAGCGGAGATCGTCTCCGGTTATGCGACGGAATATTCGGGCATGCGCTGGGGGATGTTCTTTATCGGAGAGTATGCGAACATGATTACGCTCGGCTTCCTGGCCAGCCTTCTGTTCTTGGGCGGTTTCAACGATTGGGGATTCATCCCGGGAGGATTGGCGATCGTGCTGAAAGTGACGTTCATATTCTTCTTCTTCCTGTGGACACGCGCTGCCTGGCCGCATGTGCGACCGGATCAGTTGATGTGGCTCTGTTGGAAAGTGTTGATGCCGATCGCTGTAATTAACGTTGTCGTTACCGGCATCGTATTGATGATGTAA
- the nuoI gene encoding NADH-quinone oxidoreductase subunit NuoI yields the protein MSLEQFKDRNVMQNYTYIPVDKPPVKSMDKFKQVVKRTFKGELFVGLWVVFREMVKFNIHTVKYPLEKLPISPRYRAVHKLYRLLESGYERCIGCGLCEKICIANCIRMDTRYDENQRKEVTEYTINLGRCIFCGYCAEVCPELAIVHGPRYENASEQRAHFVLKEDMLTPLDFLKEGKQEEFPGFGAVSPNADERIKKTPLAY from the coding sequence ATGAGTCTGGAACAGTTCAAAGATAGAAACGTTATGCAAAACTACACCTATATTCCGGTGGACAAGCCGCCGGTCAAGTCGATGGATAAATTCAAACAGGTCGTCAAGCGAACCTTCAAGGGTGAACTTTTCGTCGGCCTTTGGGTCGTTTTTCGTGAAATGGTCAAGTTCAATATCCATACGGTGAAGTATCCGCTGGAGAAACTTCCGATCTCTCCCCGGTACCGCGCGGTACACAAGCTCTACCGGCTGCTTGAGAGCGGCTACGAGCGCTGTATCGGATGCGGGCTGTGCGAAAAGATATGTATCGCCAACTGTATCCGAATGGACACTCGATACGATGAAAATCAGCGTAAAGAGGTAACGGAATACACGATCAACCTGGGCCGATGTATCTTCTGCGGCTACTGTGCAGAGGTGTGCCCCGAGCTTGCGATCGTTCATGGGCCTCGCTATGAGAACGCCAGTGAGCAGCGTGCGCACTTCGTACTGAAAGAGGACATGCTCACACCACTCGACTTTCTGAAAGAAGGCAAGCAGGAAGAGTTCCCAGGATTCGGCGCTGTCAGCCCCAACGCGGATGAGCGTATCAAGAAAACGCCGTTGGCGTATTAA